TATTGTTGAGTCACACTCATCTACCACCATGGCTACTACACTCCGCCCATAACCACTGATGGTAATATTGTTGAAGCACTTCCCCTTTTTCTTGAACCAACCTGTTGAGAGTGCCACCACCAGAGTATCATCGGAGtggtaactattgtcacattcAGATGGCCCTCCACCATCCCCACCCTTCTCAAAGCTGTTTAGAGTCAGCACCGCCTTTGTATGGCCGGAAACCGACGGCGAACACTCATAGGTAGTGTAAAGCTTCCCTTCTTCACAACAGACTGAGTCATTCTCAGTGTTGCATTGTCCTGGAGGAGGTTTCTTCCCCTCGAGTTTGCCACTTGTTTTGCAGGCATGTGCTTCAACCTCCAGGCCCAGGGTGCCTGTAAGGAGAACAAGCAGAAGAACAGTTGCAGTTACACATAATCT
The sequence above is a segment of the Telopea speciosissima isolate NSW1024214 ecotype Mountain lineage chromosome 7, Tspe_v1, whole genome shotgun sequence genome. Coding sequences within it:
- the LOC122667064 gene encoding putative ripening-related protein 1, whose translation is MKRLCVTATVLLLVLLTGTLGLEVEAHACKTSGKLEGKKPPPGQCNTENDSVCCEEGKLYTTYECSPSVSGHTKAVLTLNSFEKGGDGGGPSECDNSYHSDDTLVVALSTGWFKKKGKCFNNITISGYGRSVVAMVVDECDSTIGCDAEHDYQPPCPNNIVDASRAVWKALGVPHDDWGELDIVWSEAEVQK